In the Alkalibacter saccharofermentans DSM 14828 genome, one interval contains:
- a CDS encoding HD domain-containing protein, whose amino-acid sequence MIAETILRMIEYFNGDGKRINHALKVYSFASTIGEAETLEAEELKNLKLASILHDIGILESEKKYNSSSGKYQELEGPPIAKDLLDGFGLSDASLDRILYLIGNHHSYGKIDGLDFQILVEADFLVNIYEDIMDRGAIESIRKKIFKTTTGLKIFNSMYG is encoded by the coding sequence ATGATAGCTGAAACAATCCTAAGGATGATTGAATACTTCAACGGTGATGGGAAAAGGATCAATCATGCACTTAAAGTTTATTCCTTTGCTTCCACCATTGGAGAAGCAGAAACACTCGAAGCAGAAGAACTGAAAAATTTGAAACTCGCTTCGATACTCCATGATATCGGAATTTTAGAGAGCGAAAAGAAATACAACTCCTCATCCGGCAAATACCAGGAACTCGAAGGACCTCCAATTGCAAAAGATTTATTGGATGGATTTGGTTTAAGCGATGCATCCCTCGACAGGATACTTTATTTGATAGGAAACCACCACTCTTACGGCAAGATTGATGGACTTGACTTTCAGATTCTCGTCGAAGCAGACTTTTTGGTAAATATATATGAAGATATTATGGACAGGGGTGCTATTGAATCTATACGAAAAAAAATCTTCAAAACCACAACCGGACTGAAGATTTTTAACAGCATGTATGGATAA
- a CDS encoding Crp/Fnr family transcriptional regulator yields the protein MYEKYLDIFASSQLFKNVARDNTEVVLGCFKPEKKIYHKNNPILCTGDAYKGIGMVLEGSLIMYKDTFDGDRITIKEFEPGNYFGELLAFSDQKNWPYSICAKTDSIVIFFSPDKIGGPCVNHCSHHSTLIRNMLGILSDSYIETDNRLAYLKIKSASAKISLYILNASKDNENPSKISLDMNRSELAVYLGLTRPTLSRELCSLRDLGAIAFDKNNITIIDLDKLKEKVWS from the coding sequence ATGTACGAGAAATATTTAGACATTTTCGCCAGCTCTCAACTTTTTAAAAACGTAGCTCGTGACAACACAGAAGTCGTGCTTGGCTGCTTTAAACCCGAAAAAAAAATTTACCACAAAAACAACCCTATACTTTGCACCGGCGATGCCTACAAGGGAATTGGAATGGTCTTGGAAGGCAGCCTGATTATGTACAAGGATACTTTCGATGGAGATCGAATTACCATCAAGGAGTTTGAGCCCGGCAATTACTTTGGAGAGCTTCTTGCTTTTTCAGACCAAAAAAACTGGCCATATTCAATTTGTGCTAAGACTGATTCGATAGTAATCTTCTTTTCACCGGACAAAATCGGGGGTCCGTGCGTTAATCACTGCTCTCATCACAGCACCCTCATTAGAAATATGCTCGGGATATTAAGCGACAGCTATATCGAAACAGATAATCGTTTAGCCTACTTGAAGATCAAGAGCGCTTCCGCAAAGATATCACTGTATATTTTAAATGCCTCCAAAGATAACGAAAACCCCAGCAAAATCTCGTTGGATATGAACAGATCGGAACTAGCCGTCTATCTCGGCCTGACAAGACCCACCCTTTCCCGAGAGCTTTGCAGTCTGAGAGACTTAGGTGCGATAGCTTTTGACAAAAATAACATTACAATTATTGATTTAGATAAATTAAAAGAGAAAGTATGGTCGTGA
- the hcp gene encoding hydroxylamine reductase translates to MSDMFCFQCEQTVGGKGCTKVGACGKNAVVSNKQDELTAATIGLARAVDGKTPSKNADELMMKSLFTEVTNVNFDENRVEELIVEVEAEKALYGGAENYPWTELWTGNEDIVSLRSTLLLGLRGMAAYAYHAHVLGKDDPEVTSWFYKGMKALGEEHSVEEWLGLLMEFGMVNLKCMGLLDEANTGAYGHPVPTPVTTKIESGPFIVVTGHDLLDLKQLLDQTEGKGINIYTHGEMLPAHGYPELKKYAHLKGNFGTAWQNQQKEFENIPGPVLFTTNCLMPPKNNYKDRIFTTAVVAYPELVHIPDGESGVKDFSPVIDKALELGGFSEIQNLTGINGGDTMTTGFARNTVLGVADTVIDAVKSGAIKHFFLVGGCDGAKPGRNYYTEFVEQTPKDTVILTLACGKFRFNDMNIGEIGGLPRIMDMGQCNDAYSAIQVAVALSQAFECEVNELPLTLVLSWYEQKAVCILLTLLALGIKNIYIGPTLPAFFSPTVLNVLVEKFDLTPISTPEADLAAILG, encoded by the coding sequence ATGTCAGACATGTTTTGTTTTCAATGTGAGCAAACAGTAGGTGGTAAGGGTTGCACGAAGGTAGGGGCATGCGGCAAAAATGCTGTAGTCTCAAATAAACAGGATGAACTTACTGCTGCAACTATCGGGCTAGCTCGAGCTGTTGATGGGAAAACTCCTAGTAAAAATGCAGATGAACTTATGATGAAGTCTCTATTCACCGAAGTTACTAATGTTAATTTTGATGAAAATAGAGTAGAAGAGTTGATAGTTGAAGTCGAAGCTGAAAAAGCACTATACGGCGGAGCCGAAAATTATCCTTGGACAGAGCTTTGGACAGGCAATGAAGATATAGTATCACTAAGATCTACCCTTCTTCTTGGCCTAAGAGGAATGGCTGCTTACGCATATCACGCCCATGTTCTAGGAAAAGATGATCCTGAGGTTACATCGTGGTTCTACAAGGGAATGAAGGCTTTGGGAGAAGAGCACTCAGTTGAAGAGTGGCTAGGTCTTTTGATGGAATTTGGAATGGTCAACCTTAAATGTATGGGTCTTTTGGACGAAGCTAATACAGGGGCATACGGACACCCCGTGCCCACTCCGGTTACTACGAAGATAGAATCGGGACCTTTCATAGTTGTGACAGGACACGACCTTCTTGATCTAAAACAACTTTTGGACCAAACTGAAGGCAAGGGAATAAACATCTATACCCACGGGGAAATGCTTCCTGCACATGGATACCCTGAGCTTAAAAAATACGCTCATCTTAAAGGCAACTTTGGAACTGCATGGCAGAACCAGCAGAAGGAATTTGAAAATATTCCCGGACCGGTATTGTTTACTACAAACTGTTTGATGCCTCCAAAAAATAATTATAAAGACAGAATATTTACAACTGCTGTGGTAGCCTACCCCGAGCTGGTACATATTCCGGATGGCGAAAGCGGAGTCAAGGACTTCTCACCTGTAATAGATAAGGCCTTGGAGCTTGGAGGATTCAGTGAAATTCAAAACCTGACAGGAATAAACGGTGGAGACACTATGACTACAGGCTTTGCAAGAAATACGGTATTGGGTGTAGCAGATACAGTAATTGATGCTGTTAAAAGCGGAGCGATAAAGCACTTCTTCCTTGTAGGTGGTTGTGACGGAGCGAAACCCGGCAGAAACTACTATACTGAATTTGTGGAGCAGACTCCAAAGGATACCGTTATACTTACCCTTGCATGTGGCAAGTTCAGGTTTAACGACATGAACATCGGAGAAATAGGTGGACTGCCAAGAATCATGGATATGGGTCAGTGCAACGATGCCTACTCTGCGATTCAAGTTGCGGTAGCCCTTTCGCAAGCATTTGAATGTGAAGTAAACGAACTTCCCCTTACTTTGGTTCTTTCCTGGTATGAGCAAAAAGCAGTTTGTATACTCCTTACTCTTCTTGCTCTGGGAATCAAAAATATTTACATAGGACCCACATTGCCGGCTTTCTTCTCCCCAACAGTGCTTAACGTGCTGGTTGAGAAGTTTGACCTAACGCCTATCAGCACACCGGAAGCTGACTTGGCTGCGATTTTGGGATAA
- a CDS encoding FadR/GntR family transcriptional regulator: MNKTLAERAAQELLIYIREEGLVEGEKLPNEYELSEKLGVGRNTVREAVRVLASRNILRIKQGAGTFLTDKPGMVEDPLGFSFMEDQRKLVTDLMQVRLIVEPAIAALAAQNATEKDIQQLTLLCEEVERMIEEGKDFSEKDRAFHAKLADCTKNLVMKNLIPVICQGVEAFSSNVSEQEYRQTVETHRNILMAVKNGKAVDAEQAMSYHLLYNIQRYKKE, encoded by the coding sequence ATGAATAAAACGTTGGCTGAACGGGCTGCGCAAGAACTATTAATCTATATCCGAGAGGAAGGATTGGTGGAAGGGGAAAAGCTGCCTAACGAATATGAGTTGTCGGAGAAACTGGGTGTAGGAAGGAATACAGTTCGAGAAGCGGTAAGAGTATTGGCTTCCAGAAATATATTGAGAATAAAGCAAGGTGCAGGTACGTTTCTGACGGATAAACCTGGAATGGTGGAAGACCCGCTGGGATTTTCCTTTATGGAAGATCAAAGGAAGCTGGTGACAGACCTAATGCAAGTAAGGCTAATTGTTGAGCCGGCTATAGCTGCATTAGCTGCGCAAAATGCCACTGAAAAAGATATCCAACAATTGACCTTGTTGTGTGAGGAGGTCGAAAGAATGATTGAAGAGGGTAAAGATTTTTCTGAAAAAGACCGCGCTTTTCACGCAAAGCTTGCCGATTGCACGAAAAATCTAGTCATGAAGAACCTGATTCCCGTTATTTGTCAGGGAGTTGAAGCCTTTTCTTCCAATGTCTCCGAGCAGGAATATCGGCAAACTGTAGAAACGCACAGAAACATTTTGATGGCGGTTAAGAACGGAAAAGCGGTTGATGCGGAGCAAGCCATGAGTTACCATTTGCTATACAACATACAACGATATAAAAAAGAATAA
- a CDS encoding NAD(P)/FAD-dependent oxidoreductase, which translates to METYDVLIIGGGVIGSAIARELSRYELKIGVIEKNPDVCLEMSGRNSAVLHGGFAYEVGTNKAALCVEGCLEFDQVAKELDVPFRRTGKVLVGNTSEDLESLNRIMQIGEINGAVGLELIDEKKLKELVPTVIGKFAMYSPMSGILDPFQYTIGLAENAVKNGVEYHFKREVTGIRTEEAGFYIVETLNGDYGTRWIINAAGLGAVAISDMLGIRGYQMAGTRGHYIVLDNSVGPLLPMPVYPVPSTSYMGIHVTPTVEGNVTVGPDADRVVALDDYGVEKRNMEYLVDDASTLWPHIHKEDFIRNYAGIQPTWLNREDVLKDFVIEAREEAPNTVNLVGIESPGLSAALPIARRAVKLLVDQEKPGLRESFDPIRKRITRFFEASVDKQAALISENPDYGEIICRCETVTKAEILDAIRNPLGVETMTGIKYRTRSMMGRCQGGYCQMRIAQLLQDEKGLDIKEVLYSREKSEMFKGRVRNDGND; encoded by the coding sequence ATGGAAACATATGATGTGCTTATCATCGGTGGTGGAGTCATTGGAAGCGCGATTGCTAGGGAGTTGTCACGCTATGAGCTAAAGATTGGTGTGATTGAAAAAAATCCGGACGTATGTCTGGAAATGAGCGGCAGAAACTCTGCAGTGCTCCACGGAGGATTTGCTTACGAAGTTGGAACCAACAAAGCGGCTCTCTGTGTGGAGGGCTGTTTGGAGTTTGACCAAGTGGCAAAAGAATTGGATGTGCCATTTAGACGTACGGGAAAAGTGTTGGTTGGAAATACTTCAGAGGATTTAGAAAGCTTGAATAGAATTATGCAGATTGGTGAAATTAATGGAGCTGTGGGATTGGAACTGATTGATGAGAAAAAGTTGAAGGAACTAGTTCCAACCGTAATCGGTAAGTTTGCCATGTATTCTCCCATGAGCGGCATATTAGATCCGTTCCAGTACACGATAGGGTTGGCTGAAAATGCGGTAAAAAATGGGGTGGAGTATCATTTTAAGAGAGAAGTCACAGGAATTAGAACTGAAGAAGCCGGTTTTTATATAGTGGAAACTCTAAATGGAGATTACGGCACAAGATGGATAATAAATGCAGCAGGTTTAGGGGCAGTGGCTATATCTGATATGCTGGGGATTAGAGGATATCAAATGGCTGGTACACGAGGACACTACATAGTGTTGGATAATTCGGTTGGACCTCTTCTGCCAATGCCGGTTTATCCGGTGCCGTCAACTTCCTATATGGGAATACACGTGACTCCTACTGTAGAGGGCAATGTCACAGTAGGACCGGATGCCGACAGAGTCGTAGCGCTAGATGATTACGGGGTAGAGAAACGAAATATGGAATATTTAGTGGATGATGCTTCTACTTTGTGGCCGCATATACACAAAGAGGATTTTATTCGAAATTATGCTGGGATTCAACCTACATGGCTCAACCGTGAGGATGTTTTGAAAGATTTTGTAATAGAAGCAAGGGAAGAAGCACCAAATACTGTAAATCTAGTAGGAATCGAATCTCCTGGGCTTTCTGCGGCTCTGCCGATTGCGCGTAGGGCAGTCAAACTTTTGGTAGATCAAGAAAAGCCAGGTCTTCGGGAATCTTTTGATCCTATTAGAAAAAGAATCACTAGATTTTTTGAGGCGTCAGTAGATAAGCAAGCGGCATTGATTTCTGAAAATCCGGATTATGGGGAAATTATCTGTAGATGTGAAACGGTAACTAAAGCTGAAATTTTAGATGCTATACGCAATCCTTTAGGAGTGGAAACCATGACTGGCATCAAGTACCGAACACGCTCGATGATGGGGCGTTGCCAAGGCGGTTATTGCCAGATGCGTATTGCGCAGCTATTGCAGGACGAAAAAGGCTTAGACATAAAGGAAGTTTTGTACTCAAGAGAGAAGTCGGAGATGTTTAAAGGGAGGGTTCGAAATGACGGAAATGATTAA
- a CDS encoding NAD(P)/FAD-dependent oxidoreductase, whose amino-acid sequence MTEMINKRVVIIGGGPAGLAAAIAMHDQGIKDLLIVERERKLGGILRQCIHDGFGLTRFKESLSGPEYAQRFIDEVEKRKIEYVTDTTVLEITKDRVVRGASKNGLMTWKAESVVLSMGCRERTRGALQIPGERPGGVYTAGVAQSYINLYNTMIGKRVVILGSGDIGLIMARRLALEGSKVEGVFEILPYPSGLERNVEQCLNDYGILLFLSHTITKIHGGKRIEGVTVSQVDEKLQVIPGTDSYYPCDTLVLSVGLIPENEISKMAGVILDPKTKGPIVDDSYQTSTPGIFAAGNVLHVHDLVDYVSLEAERLAKGVVKYLKAGINGQLLTDVNAGEGISYVVPKKVSLNESSVLSMRVEKPEDNVKIEVLQEGTVVASLFLDEALPAEMIQIQLNPGQVVEKMPLEVVLR is encoded by the coding sequence ATGACGGAAATGATTAACAAACGCGTGGTCATTATAGGTGGTGGTCCGGCAGGTCTGGCTGCTGCTATTGCTATGCATGATCAAGGTATTAAAGATCTCTTGATTGTTGAACGGGAAAGAAAATTAGGTGGCATTTTAAGACAGTGTATACACGATGGATTTGGACTTACACGATTTAAAGAATCGTTAAGCGGTCCGGAATATGCACAACGCTTCATAGATGAAGTTGAAAAAAGAAAGATTGAATATGTAACAGATACAACAGTACTGGAGATAACAAAAGACAGAGTTGTTCGTGGAGCCTCAAAGAACGGGCTTATGACATGGAAAGCAGAGAGTGTAGTCTTGTCAATGGGATGTCGGGAGCGGACGCGGGGAGCCCTTCAAATTCCGGGTGAAAGACCTGGTGGAGTATATACCGCCGGGGTAGCCCAGTCCTACATAAACCTGTACAACACTATGATTGGGAAACGTGTAGTGATTTTGGGATCTGGAGACATCGGTTTAATTATGGCCAGGAGGCTTGCGTTGGAGGGATCCAAAGTTGAAGGTGTATTTGAGATTCTTCCGTACCCCAGTGGTCTTGAACGAAACGTGGAGCAGTGTCTAAACGACTATGGCATACTTCTTTTTCTTTCTCACACGATTACAAAAATACATGGTGGAAAGCGAATCGAGGGGGTAACGGTATCACAGGTGGATGAGAAATTACAGGTGATTCCAGGGACTGATTCCTATTATCCTTGTGACACTTTAGTTCTATCTGTAGGATTGATTCCTGAAAACGAGATTTCTAAAATGGCAGGTGTGATTTTGGATCCGAAGACAAAAGGACCGATAGTTGATGATTCGTATCAGACTTCAACACCGGGAATTTTTGCTGCAGGAAATGTACTTCACGTACATGATTTAGTAGACTACGTATCTCTTGAAGCAGAGAGGTTGGCCAAAGGCGTAGTCAAATATTTAAAAGCCGGAATTAACGGGCAATTATTAACCGACGTGAATGCAGGTGAAGGGATTTCATATGTAGTGCCCAAGAAAGTGTCGCTTAACGAAAGCTCTGTCCTGTCTATGAGAGTTGAAAAGCCTGAAGATAATGTGAAGATTGAAGTTCTTCAGGAAGGCACAGTGGTAGCTAGTTTATTCTTAGATGAAGCTTTGCCGGCAGAGATGATTCAGATCCAGTTGAATCCAGGTCAGGTTGTGGAAAAAATGCCACTGGAGGTGGTTTTGAGATGA
- a CDS encoding DUF1667 domain-containing protein — protein sequence MRRKMTCILCPNGCRLRVELADKSIALLEGAKCSKGEKFVNQEINDPHRNIASSILVKGGELKLASVRLTAPIPRDKIFDVMATIKEVRCDAPVISGQVILTDVLGLGVDLICTKSVEKA from the coding sequence ATGAGAAGGAAAATGACTTGTATTCTTTGTCCAAACGGTTGCAGGCTAAGAGTTGAATTGGCGGATAAGTCTATTGCTTTATTAGAAGGCGCTAAATGCTCTAAAGGTGAAAAATTTGTTAATCAAGAGATCAACGATCCCCATCGTAACATTGCATCCTCGATTTTGGTAAAAGGGGGAGAGCTAAAACTGGCCAGCGTCCGATTGACGGCACCTATACCGAGAGATAAAATTTTTGATGTGATGGCTACTATCAAGGAGGTTAGATGCGACGCGCCAGTAATCTCGGGGCAGGTAATTTTGACCGATGTGTTGGGGCTCGGGGTGGATTTGATTTGTACTAAAAGCGTAGAAAAAGCATAG
- a CDS encoding TRAP transporter substrate-binding protein: MQCKSCQRYKSDLIRREKEMKKSKVFALGLVLVLSLSLFIGCGNGDTNGDNGSEDEVQSIEWRLGHLGNDTHLWNVTALHFADLVNEKTDGQVTISVYPNEQLGNEIDNINMIQSGTADMVISGESMQNWAEKAALMAVPYAFNDIDHLRSVVEGEIGAEIETEISEKIGLKALYYHVRAPRNLTSNYPISTPADLAGFSMRVPNVPLFVEAWKAAGANPQVMAFSEVFTALQQNVINGQENPYDLIHSANFNEVQEYTNETEHVYGWLYVLVGEDQFAELSEANKAAVLEAAAETQVFADNLFSEEIEKYKAELIERGMKINSDVDKEAFREAMAPAVEEFLSETQLNLYNRIVEAGQ; the protein is encoded by the coding sequence TTGCAATGCAAAAGCTGCCAGCGATATAAAAGCGATTTAATTAGGAGGGAAAAGGAAATGAAAAAGTCAAAAGTATTTGCACTAGGTCTGGTTTTAGTATTGTCTTTAAGCTTGTTTATCGGTTGTGGTAATGGTGACACTAACGGCGATAATGGTTCTGAAGATGAGGTGCAAAGCATCGAGTGGAGACTAGGTCACTTGGGGAATGACACACACTTGTGGAATGTTACAGCACTTCATTTTGCAGATCTTGTTAATGAGAAGACAGATGGTCAGGTGACGATTAGCGTTTATCCAAATGAGCAGTTGGGAAATGAAATCGACAACATTAACATGATTCAATCAGGAACAGCTGACATGGTGATTTCTGGTGAATCCATGCAAAACTGGGCGGAAAAAGCAGCTTTGATGGCTGTGCCATATGCGTTCAACGACATCGACCATTTACGTTCAGTCGTAGAGGGAGAAATCGGTGCGGAAATCGAAACAGAAATCTCTGAAAAGATTGGTCTCAAGGCACTATACTACCATGTTCGTGCTCCTAGAAATCTTACATCAAACTATCCAATCAGCACGCCAGCAGACTTGGCTGGATTCTCTATGAGAGTACCTAATGTGCCATTGTTTGTTGAAGCTTGGAAGGCAGCAGGTGCAAACCCACAGGTTATGGCGTTCAGTGAAGTGTTTACGGCGCTGCAGCAAAATGTAATCAATGGGCAAGAAAACCCATATGACTTAATTCACTCTGCCAATTTCAATGAAGTACAAGAGTACACTAACGAGACAGAGCATGTTTATGGATGGCTTTATGTTTTAGTAGGAGAAGATCAATTCGCTGAATTAAGTGAAGCTAATAAAGCGGCTGTTCTTGAAGCAGCAGCTGAAACCCAGGTTTTTGCAGACAATTTGTTCTCAGAAGAAATCGAAAAGTACAAAGCTGAACTAATAGAGCGTGGAATGAAAATTAATTCTGACGTAGACAAAGAAGCGTTCCGTGAAGCTATGGCTCCTGCGGTAGAGGAGTTCTTAAGCGAAACTCAGTTGAATCTTTACAACAGAATCGTAGAAGCAGGACAATAA